One part of the Clostridium thermosuccinogenes genome encodes these proteins:
- a CDS encoding DUF5696 domain-containing protein, whose amino-acid sequence MAMKKLLALLLVFILLVQIQVPTFADEEKAAESAEETIESVEETDEAVESEVEAVDSAQATADSVEQPTEGVSLEDVKQVEDYKFSFETVAKNSEAELLIDKSVNALRLVSLKTGNYYDTKIMNGQLGNDVIKNLQKSDFSLTYYTDKVRATIETMDSYTKSIKLGQVEYSPIENGIRCSFTLGDKSAVNLSMFPMFINKERMEQLVLQYLDENQRKELLGKDGYYTEQKERYVRNWAAKKKDGTPTQVAIPKLKRMYNFFYEIGKYNEEELAKDNAEWGQEEASTNITLKVDVEYILDGKDLIVRIPVGNIVTDEKHPVSELTLAPYLLSGDIYDEGYIFVPDGSGGIINFNSGKTYTDVLSIPIYGKNLLNSPYFYTEDFVQSTLPVIGIKKNDTAILGIIEEGAELATVSADVSGKVDEFNKVYAKFDLLYMEKVAMTVKDGGFVVKYAKNGYKGNITMRYKLLEGENANYTGMAKEYKSYLKEKGALKENPVPENAPLFLELLASVPTEKMFLGIPYTSYTSMTSTDEAQKILEMLKADGVENIVLQYTDWANGGMKNSIYKNLKVIRSIGGMKGFKELVSFAKKEGVALFPEIKMLTTYSTWGVRDNRDISRLLDNTKAIMPNFNIVTRQTNKIREWLLSPSFLPKYASSIQKWVKKLEIDGLGLSNSALLLYGDFNTKKELLRTDARPLIEEAFNTLNQDTKLMFSNANSYAFGYASYITDLPTSNSGRRIVDYSVPFVQMVLENDVPYSMEDYNQYSLEGFEKYLLKAIETKSSLKWIMTHENESKLTEAYISKNFNMKPYFQTQFSRWEGKIGDYYDQYNEFYQKVKDAEMKNHEVISSDLVKVEYTNGLTVFINYGKEEKTIDGVKIEPLSYTIKG is encoded by the coding sequence ATGGCAATGAAAAAACTGTTGGCTCTTCTGCTTGTATTTATATTACTTGTCCAGATACAGGTGCCCACTTTTGCAGATGAGGAAAAAGCTGCGGAAAGTGCAGAAGAAACTATAGAGAGTGTTGAAGAAACTGATGAAGCTGTAGAGAGTGAGGTAGAAGCTGTAGACAGTGCACAAGCAACTGCAGACAGCGTGGAACAACCTACGGAAGGTGTTTCATTAGAGGATGTCAAACAAGTTGAGGACTATAAGTTTTCCTTTGAAACTGTGGCAAAAAACAGTGAAGCCGAACTGCTCATTGATAAATCGGTGAACGCCCTTAGACTTGTTTCGCTTAAGACCGGTAATTACTATGATACAAAAATTATGAACGGTCAGCTTGGCAATGATGTGATAAAGAATTTGCAAAAATCGGATTTTTCTCTGACATATTATACCGACAAGGTAAGAGCGACTATAGAGACGATGGATAGCTACACCAAGAGCATCAAGTTAGGCCAGGTGGAATATAGTCCTATTGAAAATGGAATCCGGTGCAGCTTTACCTTGGGTGACAAGTCGGCAGTGAATCTTTCCATGTTTCCCATGTTTATCAACAAGGAGAGAATGGAACAGCTGGTGCTGCAGTATCTGGATGAAAACCAGCGGAAAGAACTGCTTGGCAAGGATGGATATTATACCGAGCAAAAAGAAAGGTATGTCCGAAACTGGGCAGCCAAAAAGAAGGATGGCACTCCTACACAGGTAGCTATTCCTAAACTTAAGAGAATGTATAACTTCTTCTACGAGATTGGAAAATACAATGAGGAAGAATTGGCAAAGGATAATGCCGAATGGGGCCAGGAAGAGGCAAGTACCAATATCACACTGAAGGTTGATGTGGAATATATACTGGATGGAAAAGATCTGATAGTCCGTATTCCAGTGGGAAATATAGTGACGGATGAAAAGCACCCTGTTTCCGAACTGACGCTGGCGCCATATCTGCTTTCCGGTGATATATATGACGAGGGATACATTTTTGTTCCCGATGGCTCCGGTGGGATCATAAATTTTAACAGTGGAAAAACTTATACCGATGTGCTTTCCATACCGATTTACGGCAAGAATTTGCTGAACAGCCCCTATTTTTACACTGAGGATTTTGTGCAATCCACCCTCCCGGTTATCGGAATAAAGAAAAACGATACCGCAATATTGGGAATTATTGAAGAGGGTGCGGAGCTGGCTACGGTCAGCGCAGACGTATCAGGCAAGGTAGACGAATTTAATAAGGTATATGCGAAGTTCGACCTGCTTTACATGGAAAAGGTCGCCATGACCGTCAAAGACGGCGGCTTTGTGGTAAAGTATGCCAAGAACGGATACAAGGGCAACATTACCATGAGATATAAGCTGCTGGAAGGAGAAAATGCAAATTATACCGGCATGGCCAAGGAGTACAAGAGCTATTTGAAGGAGAAGGGCGCTTTAAAGGAAAACCCTGTACCGGAAAATGCTCCGTTATTCTTGGAATTGCTGGCATCGGTGCCTACGGAAAAAATGTTCCTGGGTATTCCATACACATCCTATACAAGCATGACATCTACCGATGAGGCTCAGAAAATACTAGAAATGCTAAAAGCAGACGGTGTGGAAAATATCGTTTTGCAATATACGGATTGGGCAAATGGAGGAATGAAAAATTCCATCTATAAGAACTTGAAAGTCATCAGAAGCATTGGGGGAATGAAAGGTTTTAAAGAACTGGTTTCCTTCGCCAAGAAGGAAGGTGTCGCCTTATTTCCTGAGATAAAGATGCTTACTACATACTCCACATGGGGAGTAAGAGATAATAGGGATATTTCAAGGCTGTTGGACAATACAAAAGCAATAATGCCCAATTTCAACATTGTTACCCGGCAGACGAACAAGATCAGGGAATGGCTGCTTTCTCCAAGCTTCCTGCCAAAGTATGCCTCCAGCATACAGAAATGGGTGAAAAAGCTGGAAATTGACGGATTGGGATTGAGCAATTCAGCACTTTTGCTGTATGGTGATTTTAATACAAAAAAGGAGCTTCTGCGTACAGATGCCAGACCTCTTATTGAGGAAGCCTTTAATACTCTGAACCAGGATACAAAGCTGATGTTTTCAAACGCCAACAGCTATGCTTTTGGTTATGCCAGCTATATAACCGATCTTCCTACAAGTAACAGCGGCCGCCGGATAGTGGATTACAGCGTGCCCTTTGTGCAGATGGTACTGGAAAATGACGTGCCTTATTCCATGGAGGACTACAACCAGTACAGTTTGGAAGGCTTTGAAAAGTATCTGTTAAAGGCTATTGAAACAAAAAGCAGCTTGAAATGGATTATGACTCATGAAAATGAGAGCAAATTGACTGAAGCCTATATATCCAAGAATTTTAATATGAAGCCTTATTTCCAGACTCAATTCAGCCGTTGGGAAGGCAAGATAGGTGACTATTACGACCAGTATAATGAGTTTTACCAGAAGGTCAAGGACGCTGAGATGAAAAACCACGAGGTTATAAGCAGCGATCTTGTCAAAGTTGAGTATACCAATGGGTTGACGGTGTTTATAAACTATGGCAAAGAAGAGAAGACAATAGATGGAGTTAAAATTGAGCCTCTTTCATACACAATCAAAGGATAG
- a CDS encoding carbohydrate ABC transporter permease encodes MVKSRTVKQKSGGWYYHLGLTRKKSLWGVIFLMPWLLGFLIFFLKPLVESIIYSFNKVKVVEGGITKSFVGFSNYVQAFTVDTIFNRLMLTMLQKTFPQVLVVIIFSMLAAVLINGKYPGRSVARTIFLIPIIMGTDIASASLVGSDVISKEIATTSGMADFGSRFILDVLTNTGLPTFITGFVSAAVSNIFGVLANSGLPTLIFLAGLQTISPALYEVAKIEGATTYETFWKVTLPMLSPMVLVSTVYSIIDGFFRHTTTISGTTYGIIKRMYDVAFVQANYGLSAAMTTVYMLVSVIVVSLVSFLISRVVFYYD; translated from the coding sequence ATGGTAAAATCCAGGACAGTAAAACAAAAAAGCGGAGGATGGTATTACCATCTTGGACTTACAAGAAAAAAGTCCTTATGGGGAGTCATATTTCTGATGCCATGGCTGTTAGGGTTCCTCATTTTTTTCCTGAAGCCTCTTGTGGAGTCGATTATATACAGCTTTAATAAAGTAAAAGTGGTTGAGGGAGGAATAACCAAAAGCTTTGTCGGATTCAGCAATTATGTGCAGGCTTTCACAGTGGACACCATATTTAACAGGCTGATGCTGACAATGCTTCAAAAGACATTTCCCCAGGTGCTGGTGGTGATCATTTTTTCGATGCTGGCAGCTGTTCTGATAAACGGCAAATATCCCGGGCGCAGTGTAGCCCGTACGATATTTTTAATCCCCATCATTATGGGTACGGATATAGCTAGTGCAAGTCTTGTGGGAAGTGATGTCATAAGCAAGGAGATTGCGACGACTTCAGGTATGGCAGACTTTGGTTCCAGGTTTATCCTTGATGTTCTTACCAATACCGGACTGCCTACTTTCATCACCGGCTTTGTTTCTGCGGCGGTCAGCAATATCTTCGGAGTACTGGCAAATTCAGGACTTCCAACGCTTATATTCCTGGCTGGACTGCAGACAATTTCTCCGGCGCTGTATGAAGTGGCAAAAATTGAAGGGGCAACCACTTATGAAACTTTCTGGAAAGTTACATTACCCATGCTTTCTCCTATGGTGCTGGTGTCTACGGTATACAGCATAATAGATGGATTTTTCCGTCACACTACGACGATAAGCGGTACAACATACGGAATTATCAAGCGTATGTATGATGTGGCTTTCGTACAGGCCAATTATGGCCTTAGCGCAGCTATGACGACGGTGTATATGCTGGTCAGTGTGATTGTAGTAAGTTTAGTTTCATTTCTGATATCGAGGGTGGTGTTCTATTATGACTAA
- a CDS encoding carbohydrate ABC transporter permease, with product MTNMAGLQQKHVAVGEKLNTKKSMTRITRAKVEKSVKKTIFVVFRYALIISLSYMILYPLLRMIAQSFTHPYDIGSMGSIWVPEMPVFDNIIVASTIMNYPKGVVFTTLSTLVVVVLQIFNAAFAGYSFARLKFRGSKLLFALVIFTIVVPPSSVMLPQYVYLRNFDILGIFQLITGHKLNLLGKPASMWLLAAMGQGLNSGLFVYIFRQFFKGLPKELEEAAYVDGAGLLRIFLRIVLPISKPGILTVGVLSFVWNWNDTYFPRLFNPTNDYLRIRLSGLSAASGGTSNVQLAIGNVVSKLPPDILKLTSDAYDKMILTVCSLLIILPLIVFFLIVQKHFVEGIERSGIVG from the coding sequence ATGACTAATATGGCAGGTTTGCAGCAAAAGCATGTTGCCGTCGGAGAAAAACTCAATACGAAAAAAAGTATGACCAGGATAACCCGCGCCAAGGTGGAAAAAAGCGTCAAGAAAACTATATTCGTAGTTTTCAGATATGCGCTTATAATATCCCTGTCCTATATGATTTTATACCCTCTATTGAGGATGATCGCGCAATCATTTACCCATCCCTATGATATTGGTTCGATGGGTTCCATATGGGTTCCGGAGATGCCGGTCTTCGATAATATTATTGTGGCGTCCACTATAATGAATTATCCAAAAGGAGTGGTATTTACAACCCTTTCTACCCTTGTGGTAGTGGTGCTCCAAATTTTCAACGCAGCTTTTGCCGGATATTCTTTTGCCCGATTGAAGTTTAGAGGAAGCAAGCTCCTTTTTGCGTTGGTGATTTTTACAATAGTTGTTCCGCCATCCTCAGTCATGCTTCCTCAGTATGTATATCTGCGCAACTTTGACATTTTGGGTATCTTTCAGTTGATAACCGGACACAAGCTGAATTTGCTGGGCAAGCCGGCTTCGATGTGGCTGTTGGCAGCCATGGGGCAAGGGTTGAACTCCGGATTATTTGTGTACATTTTCCGCCAGTTCTTTAAGGGACTTCCGAAAGAACTGGAAGAAGCGGCATATGTGGATGGTGCGGGATTGCTGCGCATCTTCTTAAGAATTGTTCTTCCGATTTCCAAGCCTGGCATACTAACAGTTGGAGTCCTGAGCTTTGTTTGGAACTGGAACGACACATATTTTCCACGCCTGTTCAATCCAACAAACGACTATCTGCGCATCCGCTTGAGCGGATTAAGTGCAGCAAGCGGTGGTACAAGCAATGTGCAGCTTGCCATAGGCAATGTGGTTTCAAAGCTGCCGCCGGATATTTTAAAGCTCACTTCGGATGCTTATGATAAGATGATATTGACGGTTTGCTCCCTTCTTATCATCCTGCCTCTGATCGTATTCTTCCTCATAGTGCAAAAGCACTTTGTTGAGGGTATAGAAAGATCGGGTATAGTAGGCTAG
- a CDS encoding alpha-L-fucosidase has protein sequence MADKVNQGVHNYTDKYDYIAPEDPLVRERLEWFKDQKLGLMMHWGPYCQLGVVESWALSDKDGSWSRNGIDWVDGDMELFKQQYIDLNKTFNPVRFMPDQWAKIAKEGGFKYLIFTTKHHDGFCMWDTKTTDYKITGKDCPYRNNKYADIVKHLFNAFRNEGLGIAAYFSKADWHSEYYWAEGHEHSHFKNRNTTYNTKEYPELWNKFVEYTHEQLRELLTDYGKVDILWLDAGWVCPQNNQDIRLYDIIEEIRRTTQPGLIVADRTVGGVYENYVTPEQTVPDEPMDIPWESCITLGTSFSFAYGDDYKPLRQVAHLLIDIVAKGGNLALNVGPQPDGRLPRQALRSIHDLGQWLKVYGDAIYGTRPCAPYRTGNFAFTKKGGKVYAFYLYSDENQELITETTIPVDFDCKSVTLMGSGERISFKRTSEGIKVTVPHREGKTPVCDVFVLSDEEG, from the coding sequence ATGGCGGACAAGGTAAACCAGGGAGTGCATAATTATACCGATAAATACGATTACATTGCACCGGAAGATCCACTGGTAAGGGAAAGGTTGGAGTGGTTCAAGGATCAGAAGCTTGGACTTATGATGCATTGGGGACCTTATTGCCAGCTGGGAGTTGTTGAATCCTGGGCATTATCCGATAAGGACGGCAGTTGGTCGCGAAACGGCATCGACTGGGTAGACGGGGATATGGAGCTGTTCAAACAGCAATATATCGATCTGAACAAGACCTTCAACCCGGTTCGTTTCATGCCTGACCAGTGGGCGAAAATCGCCAAGGAAGGCGGCTTTAAGTATCTCATATTCACCACAAAGCACCATGATGGTTTTTGCATGTGGGATACCAAGACGACGGATTATAAAATAACCGGGAAGGATTGCCCCTACCGGAACAACAAATATGCGGATATAGTAAAGCATTTGTTCAATGCGTTCAGGAATGAAGGCTTGGGTATAGCTGCCTATTTTTCCAAAGCGGACTGGCATAGTGAGTACTACTGGGCGGAAGGGCATGAGCACAGCCATTTCAAGAACAGGAATACCACCTATAACACGAAGGAGTATCCCGAGCTTTGGAATAAATTCGTTGAGTATACCCACGAGCAGTTAAGAGAGCTTCTGACTGATTACGGGAAAGTGGATATTTTGTGGCTGGATGCCGGATGGGTTTGTCCTCAAAACAACCAGGATATCCGCTTGTATGATATTATTGAGGAAATAAGACGAACTACTCAGCCAGGCTTAATCGTAGCCGACAGAACTGTGGGTGGGGTGTATGAGAATTATGTAACTCCCGAACAGACTGTGCCCGACGAACCCATGGATATACCGTGGGAAAGCTGCATCACCCTCGGAACTTCTTTCTCTTTTGCTTACGGTGATGATTACAAGCCATTGCGGCAGGTAGCGCATTTGCTTATTGACATAGTGGCAAAAGGAGGAAATCTGGCTCTGAATGTCGGCCCTCAGCCTGACGGAAGGCTGCCAAGACAGGCGCTGCGCTCCATTCATGATCTCGGGCAGTGGCTGAAGGTGTATGGCGACGCCATTTATGGCACGAGGCCATGTGCACCATATCGTACAGGTAATTTTGCCTTCACAAAAAAAGGTGGTAAAGTGTATGCCTTCTATTTGTACTCCGATGAAAATCAGGAGCTCATAACGGAAACCACCATACCTGTGGATTTTGACTGCAAATCAGTTACTTTGATGGGCTCTGGTGAAAGGATTTCCTTTAAACGGACATCTGAAGGCATAAAGGTGACAGTGCCGCATAGAGAGGGCAAGACTCCCGTATGCGATGTATTTGTCTTATCTGATGAAGAAGGCTAA